In the genome of Thunnus albacares chromosome 16, fThuAlb1.1, whole genome shotgun sequence, the window GCGTCAACGAATAGCGTTTGTTGTATGCTTATAGTGAACAATTAATAGCACTCATTAAATAgctattctgtatttttcagtgaTTAAACAAGTGATTGTAGGTATGGGTGATATGGATAAAATCTATCATGCCATAAGTAATTTTATATTGCAATATTATTGAAATACAATAAATTTTGATATTGTCAAGTTTCTGAAAAATTCATTAAAAACTGTTGATGGAGGATAAAACAGACCggaataaccttttttttttttttttttttttttttttaaaaaggttgatTTACATCAGTTTTGTCACATCACCAGGAAAATCCCACATTTCACAACACTGTagtgtaaatattttaagaGGTGAGATATGcattagaaagatgtttttagaggaaaataaatgtcaaagcACAGCATAGACAAGTCAAATGAAGCCTCCAACCTTACACTTTTTTATTGTCAGCATTGCTAGTGGAAATTGGACTGCAAACACATGGAGATTAAAAACCAATTGATTAGtcctatacaaataaataaagcaacCTGAACTAATATATTAATACAGGTCCATTTCAGGTAAGGCTCAGGAAGGGAAATGTTTTGGCACAATGTGTCAGTATAGTtagaataaaatacataaatataaaaataaactcttAAACCATGGCTCTGGTCAGACTTACTGAAGAGTATGAGTGGCAAAGACATGTCAGCGCATCTATAAGAAATTACAGTGTGAGCACTATGTGTCATATTTTAAGCTTGTAAGTCTAAGATGAAATGGGTTTAAAAAGggtcagaaaaataaaatctagaGCATACTTTCTGTAGAAGTTGTAAACGTAGCATCAATGACctttaaaatgttcaagttATCTTTAAAATTCATCAGACTTACAAGTGAGAGACCAATCTATGAGGATGtctagcaaaaaaaaatcagcaccCAGGTTTCTTTCATcacaaatgtcagtgtgtaaaataaatCTTAATCTCTTCATACTATGATCACATTAGTGgttattcatttaaatgtgcAACAAGGAGAGGCAGTTATGTTTCCATTTGGTTGAGGGGAGGGATGATAGCACTCTTCCCCCATTTCAAGTATAGTTTaactaaatgtttttatgttgtaagTGGGAGTCAGTGGCTGATGTAGCTCTGCAGTGCTTCCTGGATGAACTGAAGACTACGCTTGTACAGGAATGAGTCCTTCTTTTCTGGCTTGCAGATGTTGAGATGATCTACATCCACCTCAATCAGATCCCCGATGCCAAGATCTGAAACAAGAACAGGCTTATAGTAAGGGCCAAAGGAACAAGATTACAGACATATAGTATAGGTATGCTCTTTTTGCTTGTGCTTTCATATTTATGCTACACACGTCTTATTTTCCATGTGCACTAGTGTTACATACCTGCGGACTGTGTCGGTACCACCAGTATCTTGATCATGGGACCAATGTTTGTTGGCATCGTCTCTGCAAAGCTTAACACCTTGAATTCCTTTTCTTTGGCGATATTCAGGAAGTTCTCATTCAGGTTGCGCAGTGCTGGCGAGtctaaaaacacaagaacaacaaCTTACATTAATTATCAAACAATTTCCATTAAATAAAAGGATTTTTGGACCCCAGAGTTCATATTATTCACTCACCTTTACAAAGTTCTCTGACCTCTATAGAGGGGAACAGGAGATATCTGACATTGATCGAGTATTCGGCCATAGAGGTGCCATGATGAGGAACACTATAGAACATAACACCCTTGGTGTTTTTTAACAGCCCGTGCATATCTGGATCCTCTGAGGCATCCAGCAGCATTTTTTTCACAAGCAAACCTAATGGAGGAGAAATTTAACAGTAAATAGACAGAGTGTATCCAGTATTTTCTGAACCAATGAGGTTTAAGTGTAGAGATATACCTATGATAAGGACAGTCATTATTAAAATGTACATGAGAGTGCAGGTATGAATAAGATtcagacatttgttttttatgtagcgttcacaaaacactgcagcatcCAACCATGAACTGTATATAAATCTAAAATACACATGGAGTAATTTTAATGGCTTTGTATGGCGTTTTATCGTTACTATTGCCAGGGGATCACATTAAATTTATAAAACAGTAATAGAATAAGTTACCAGATAAATAGAGACATCAGATGTTTGTGGTAAAATGGAATTAAGACATCAAGAGGAACAGAGGCAAGCAGGAATTACTAATTAGAGAGTAATTTGCTTTGATCTTGTAGTAATGTATTATACTGCCTTCTACATGGTAGTTAATATTGTAAAAACTATCTTTAAAAACCATTACATAGACATAAAGTTATGACAGAATATACCTCCCATACTGTGGGCTACCCAGACCACGGGCCTCTCTCCAACTCCCGCCATCTTTAACTTCTTTAGCAGCTCTCGACTTCTGTAGGCCAAAGACTTCCTGAAGAGCCAAAACAAAGAATTAATCAACCTTTCGCTTATTTATAGCCTGTTGGAATTGTGACAGTATATAATAATGATTCAAAATATAGTACTATAGCATTGGAGATGGTAAAACATTCCACTAATAATGTGTAGCTTAAAATAGCCATGATGTTGGTATTAGATAACAATAGAGCAGTACAAATAATTTTGTGCAACATATTTAAAGGACTGATTCACAATTAttgaagtctgtcttaaaacaacagtcaggtgccaatatgaacactgaaagaggttttcctcactgtaatcattcctcctgttcatactggctattaaaagatccccttcaaatgtgctttcaatctAAGTGATGGCgaccaaaatccacagcgtgtccacacagtcattttgtgcaaaaatacatttaaaagtttatctgaagcttatatgaggcttcagcagtctgagttagtcatatcaaatggatatctgccacatatacagtctttttagcatcaaattccctctttgtgtttcctcgacagtgtttccctgttgagctgctgtgGAAGTAAAGTATCAAAAAGACTgagtcaaaacctagtatatgacTAGACTGTGCATGGTCAATCATGTGAAACTACAGCCAGTTTGTTACAGGAATAGTCAGTGGTAGCGTCTacaatgtgaattcctggatattaagtgttcatctgcaattttctgtagtggtcccagtaatttgctgtccagagaacatcAGGCAACATCACGTTGTTGGAACTGTCAGTTTgtatttgaaagagaacttgttttcattttaattataactattctaattatctgttaactgcccctgctctttcatctgtttcactctgtggaTGTCTCATTTTTCACTCTGTATTGAGTGTTCTGTCAGAGTGATCAGAGTTATTTGTGGTTCTTAAACTGTGCGTTCTCCCTCATGCCTTTATGTaccatttttctgcctctttcctggtTGATGATTATGGATGCTTTGGTGGAAATTGTAaattttgacagcattttgagtgcaaattcaggaggctaATCTCTGTTTGGTTACTGCAGTTGCAGTCAAATaaagcgcacctgcagagcagtcgccccacactaaactgatttaacagctacatgagtcgCATGTTTTACCTGTAAGACTTGTGTTTAAATGCTGCTGTTCATCGTTTGTAATGTGAAaatttcaaagaaataaaagctaTTATTAAGGTATTAaggtattagttcagttataaaatccaaacacactgCCGAGCATCTCTGCTGCTGGCTGttgacagcgctgtcagctgGAGACTCAATCACACtggacggtagaggaggagacagcaGAGACGCTGGTACGactctgtttaaacaggagtttagtcgacttcactgcatttaacaccgAAACTGAGAGCATCAGAACtcggagcaggaaacacagtcgcTCTGCGTTGCGCTGCTGTTCTCCACTTCCATCGTGTCACGCCGATTCATTTCAAACTCCAACACTCGGCCGGCCGACTAAcggtctcactctctctcactcactcacccacccacccacaacTGCAGTTATATGGCTGGTCCATGGCCAGTAAAGCCAAAAaaaagggactttggcactaaaaacactaatgttgaaagatatctatttgatttgactcatttggacggctgaaacTTTATATTGGcttcagacaaacttttaaatacatttttgtgcagaaggaagcttgtggattttggccccatcacttacattataagtacattatgaagggatcctctaatggccagtattaacaggaggaatgattattgaaagaaaaacctattttagtGTTCATacgggcacctgactgttgtgaACCTGAAAAATCGTGAACCTGTCCTTCAGATTACTATTAGTATTTAGCAAAACAATAAGGCTCACTGAAAAATACTTTGGATCATCATTTTGCCCATAATTGCACAGCAGTAATAACTGTACATGCTTAAACACAAGTAGACAAATGAAGACACTGCAGACTCCTCACCTTTGAGTCTCAACAGGACACTTGGCCATCCAGTCACTGAGGTGACTGTCATATTCCACTGATAGTACTCTCAGATTTGGACAATCAGCAGCCAACCATGACTGTGAAgtaaagaacacaaaaacacacactgagaactCACCAAACAATGTTAAATCTCCTCTGTGTATACAAAGATCAATTCATAGCCATTATATTCAGAGTAGGGGGGAAACATGGAAAGTGTCAAGACACAGTGCCATACTATAACTAATAAAACACACTTGTGGTGTATTTCTTACCTTTGGCCAGCATTCTGTGTAATCATCCCTGCTCTCTTtgtccttctcttcctctaacAAATTTTGGTCCTTCTGCCGCCATGTCTTAAAGGCTGCCCCTAGAATCCCATGTATGAACAGCACATCTGCTTTGATTGGCTGGCTGGAAATTAACACATTGTCCAGGAGAAGTGTtggtttaaaatgtaaaataaaatgaaactaatACGtcataaaattatataaacataGAATTGTTTTCCTACTTGTCACGTGTTTGTGGGTGGAGGATATAGACGCCATCTTGGTATTTCTCCTTCACCGTCTCCCTGTCCAGGTTGGCTAGAGCGCGAGCTGCATGAGACGCCTGCATAACATGAGGAGACTGCATCATCTCAGCCAAGACAGACACCCAGCCTGAAGTTGTTACAAAGGTTCGGAGTAAAGGGGATAAAAGATCAGATCCGTTATAATCTGttgttcagttttcagttcaaaCAATTGAGACAAAAAGTATTAAAAGCAGAGAACAtgtgtaaatactgtaatatGAGCCTGGATTGACTAATAATTGGTAGCTGTGGTTAAAAAACTGGTTTCATGTAAATGGTAAGACCTATTATATAAACAGGGATTAGAGAGTATCCAAGTTGTAGATGAATTCAGCACATATAAAAGAAGGATGTAGATCTTGTTTTTAATAGCATCCTCACTATCACCAGTCAATATTACACATAACCAGAATCTCTGTGGTATCATCTGATGAGTTACAGACTTACCAGACTGCACTATGGCCTGGTGAACACTGTCATTGACTGCCAAGTTTCCTATGATGCGAACAATGTTCCTCTGAATCTTCAGGGAGTCTCTACGGAGCTGATAAACCCTCTGGAGGAGCTGTAGACCCCCACTGGCAACTATGGGGTCACAGTGACTCTGGACCTGCAGACAAGAAACGTGTTTCAGTAAGTTCAGAAGATTTACATAGCAATTAAAACAAGGTATTAACCACAGTCTCTGCATAAGTTAATCCAACAAGAGATGTGTTCAAGCATGGACCGCATTAACTGATGAGATAATGAAgttatgtctgtttttgttcagaAACCATGAAATTTAAAGGATGGTGTGTCCAGTGTACTCAATTAAAACACTACTATAAATACTTGTTCCTCCATCCATGTAACACACAAATCTACAGAATTGACTGAACTAAATCAAAAGGCGCTTTGTGCTTTGGATTATCTCATTATATTATGAATTAGACAAGATgtgctgtttttatgttgcatttcCCCCTGTCTGGTCATGTGTAGGTTATTGACCATCATTACCTTGGAGTGCTGTACCAGTGCTTGTAGGCAGAAGGATTCCACCTTCTCAGAGGGAACAGAGGTGAGACTCTGGGCGTAGGGCAGCCCATTACCACCAAAACACCACAGACCACCCTACAACATTAAAGAAAGCGAGCATGTTAGTGAGAGGatttaaacatttgaatttTCAAACTTTTTGGGCATACATTAGATTGTTATTGTCCTGCTCTTTTGTGCTCCAGTCAGTCATCTTCCTAAAGATCTGTTATTATTACCCGCTGTGCTGCCAGAGACTGAGTGCTCTCTCTCAGGGCCAGTGAGGTGAAGTATTGAACACATTTGTCCACCTCAGACTGAGGCAGAGACGCCAGCAGCTCCCTCAGTCCATCCTCTGCTGACAAACCCTGTGAAGTTGATAATATATCGTAGTTATCTTTTTATATACCCATGCGGCGTAAAGCTGATGAAGGATCAATAGGCAGCCTACATAATGAATAGTAGCTATTGTCCCTTGTGGATTAACAGCTACACATACAATAGCCTATTCTAACAGGACATACCATCGCAAACCTAGTTTCTTGAGAAGGCTGcaaagaaatacacaaaaagaaaagaactaaaactttaaaacagattatgttattttgttggTATAGAAACACAGTCTGTGGATGAGCCTGGTTTGCAAGTGATAGAGAAAAAAATTGAGATATTCTACATAATAGACTATTTCATGAAGGTACGTACATCCTCTAGGTCAGGCAGTGCAGGAGCGGGCCGGAAGAACCGCAGGTCTACCTGAGGAGTCCGAGCCAGGCCCACTGCTGTTCTCTGGTCTATTACCTGGGCTGCTGTCTGGTACTGGTAGTCTGCATTATTGACAACAGGCGTGATCTTACCACAGTTCACGTGTGGTAAATTCAAGTGATATAtgcatcatttttttatgtattttaccgTGCCAGTGGTGATTTTTTGCAAGCTCCTGTACAGCCTGTAGTCTGATGGCCTTTGTGGCCGACTGCGTCCTCTTCAGCAGGACCCATAATGCCACTTCATGTGGGTCTGCATCCACATGACTGAAGTGCTCTAAGACATACAAATACAGAACAAACTGACTGGCTGAACACTTAGAGAACAAAGTGTGCCATAAATACCCTAAAGGGAACTGTGAACTTACATTCAAACAGTATCTACTGTGACTAACTAACAGTATCTACAGGACCACTGCCAGATTACTACAACAACTACTAATTTACAAACCTTGTGGTTGCAAACTTTGTGTCACCAACTTGGCAGctattgatttttaaaagatCAAAAGTTAATTTATTTAGTGTCTTACTGGAATATAATTTAATGAAAAAGTTGTCACACATTGCTACATTCTTTAGGCAATTGCTCATATACACATGAAGGCACAAACTTTATGATATTTCTAAAACAGGATGTGCATGTACAAGACAGGTGCTTCCTTTGGCCTTCATGTAAACTGAGCGTGCAACTATATTTTTcggaaaataaatatttatatgtcTCTATTAGCAACAACATCTGCTTTCTAGTCCCAAGAAACATTTGAGGAAGTGCTGCAGTTTCACACTGTGCACTTCCAGTGTGATTTCCAGCTGATTTGATATGAAGGCAACTTTTGGTTTCTTACCATCTAATGATCGCAGCAAAAGCCTAGAGGATATTTCCACAAACCGTCTCGCTACTTTATGTAGTTCCCTCCTTGCTTTGTGTGTGAGCCCTGGAAAAGACACACAGTGCAAAAAGGACTATTGTGACCTTCTAGAAAATCagaattacatttatataaaaacactTCTAAGAAAACTATCTTATAATGATTGCTAGTTGGTATCTCAGTGTAGGTTGATAGTTGACTGTTTCCATGAAATAAGTGAACCTTGACAAATGGAAGTGAGATCAGTCAACAGACTGACCCAAATATGCAGGCAGGAAAGACACTAGAGAGGGGAAGGAAGGGACGACAGGAAGTCATGATAGCAGATGTCACTGAGCACCTGGACATGGTAAACTGGTTATCATTTTGTGCTCATCCAAGAAATAAATACAGCCACTCAGCATATTAGCCAGATGTCATCCAGCTGATTTGGGTAATAGGGCAGTgtccaaaaaacacatcaaaactaaaaataaatctaaaaaaacgTAGTCCTTTAAGTTTTATACAAAGTTTTAAGGTGAATGACATTCAGTACCTGCAGTAAGGTTCTCCTTTTCATCTGAGGGAGTGGCTTTCAGGTAAATGTAAGACTTGTACTTCTCCTGAAGAATGGCACTAGTGTCAATGGTCACAGCCTTGTCCAAGGCAACCACCTCATAAGTAATAAAAAGACAGCCCCTGTAGAGAGGTGATGATAAACTGAGGCACGCTGACAGTACATTTCACAGAAATGTCGCAGTCAAGGTTGAAATTAAACTTACCCCAAGACAAccgcactagtgactttcgcaACCTGCCCTAGATTCCAACAGGAAAGAGATCGATATTAGACAAGGTTTTAAAGCTGTTCTCAGAGTCAATCAAgtaaatcaatacatttaaagTCACTAGCTCTGTGAGATTGTTGTCAATAAGCGGTGTGCTCGTGAGTCCAATAAACTCACTTAAATCTTTCCACTGTAGCACTTTCTTCACACCAGGTGGCCCAGCTGTGCTCAGTCTCCGACAGCGGATCAAACGTAGAGCAGCAACAGACATCCTCCGCCTGCATGTTACGGTACATCAGACCACACTACAAACCAGCTGTCAATGTCCACATGTCTGACTCTATATGAAAAGGGTCAGGCATGTGGACAATGATCATGGAAGTCTC includes:
- the serac1 gene encoding protein SERAC1, whose product is MSVAALRLIRCRRLSTAGPPGVKKVLQWKDLRQVAKVTSAVVLGGCLFITYEVVALDKAVTIDTSAILQEKYKSYIYLKATPSDEKENLTAGLTHKARRELHKVARRFVEISSRLLLRSLDEHFSHVDADPHEVALWVLLKRTQSATKAIRLQAVQELAKNHHWHDYQYQTAAQVIDQRTAVGLARTPQVDLRFFRPAPALPDLEDGLSAEDGLRELLASLPQSEVDKCVQYFTSLALRESTQSLAAQRGGLWCFGGNGLPYAQSLTSVPSEKVESFCLQALVQHSKVQSHCDPIVASGGLQLLQRVYQLRRDSLKIQRNIVRIIGNLAVNDSVHQAIVQSGWVSVLAEMMQSPHVMQASHAARALANLDRETVKEKYQDGVYILHPQTRDNQPIKADVLFIHGILGAAFKTWRQKDQNLLEEEKDKESRDDYTECWPKSWLAADCPNLRVLSVEYDSHLSDWMAKCPVETQRKSLAYRSRELLKKLKMAGVGERPVVWVAHSMGGLLVKKMLLDASEDPDMHGLLKNTKGVMFYSVPHHGTSMAEYSINVRYLLFPSIEVRELCKDSPALRNLNENFLNIAKEKEFKVLSFAETMPTNIGPMIKILVVPTQSADLGIGDLIEVDVDHLNICKPEKKDSFLYKRSLQFIQEALQSYISH